Proteins encoded together in one Telopea speciosissima isolate NSW1024214 ecotype Mountain lineage chromosome 6, Tspe_v1, whole genome shotgun sequence window:
- the LOC122665503 gene encoding uncharacterized protein LOC122665503 → MFVVYTINSFLRRERLCPKAFKFFNSWTLREGFKELVVEGWRDEVLAKLNPLSSFKARLKNVKKQMKEWNRNEFGSVFDRIKGSEAQLLAIQRDISLDTLNLQLAMEEKEARSSYVAALREEEKMQNLNHILEVVKFDGSTTADATLIKAEAVHYFSTLFGDSQMREIILPNSMSFHSSLDDAHWQALVVVVSEEEIKSVVFQCKDSKAPGPNRFSAIFFKFSWDIIGQDLVKAI, encoded by the exons ATGTTTGTAGTATACACTATCAATAGTTTTCTTCGGAGAGAAAGACTTTGCCCCAAGGCGTTTaagttcttcaattcttggaCCTTGAGAGAGGGGTTCAAAGAGTTGGTTGTGGAAGGATGGAGAGACGAGGTTCTAGCCAAACTGAATCCGTTATCTAGTTTTAAAGCTAGATTGAAAAATGTAAAGAAGCAGATGAAGGAGTGGAATAGGAATGAGTTTGGTAGTGTCTTTGATAGGATTAAAGGTAGTGAGGCTCAACTTCTAGCTATTCAAAGGGATATCAGCTTAGACACTTTGAATCTTCAATTGGCTATGGAGGAAAAGGAGGCTAGATCATCCTATGTGGCTGCCTTGAGAGAGGAGGAAAAAAT GCAGAACTTGAATCATATTTTGGAGGTAGTTAAATTTGATGGCTCTACTACTGCGGATGCAACCCTTATCAAAGCTGAAGCGGTTCACTACTTCTCAACTCTTTTTGGTGACTCCCAGATGAGGGAGATTATTCTCCCCAACTCCATGAGCTTTCACTCTTCTCTAGATGATGCTCATTGGCAAGCTCTGGTGGTTGTTGTTTCTGAGGAAGAGATTAAATCAGTTGTCTTCCAATGCAAAGATAGTAAGGCCCCAGGCCCTAATCGATTCAGTGCtatcttcttcaaattctctTGGGATATCATTGGCCAAGATCTAGTAAAAGCTATTTAG